Below is a window of Caldichromatium japonicum DNA.
GTGGTCTTAGCAGAACGCACCTCAGCTAGCCCCGGGCTGCGCTCTTTTGAATCACTGATCCATTATGACGCCCTGACCCGCCTGCCCAATCGCGTGCTATTTGAGCTACGCCTAGAGCATGCCCTTGCCCAACAGTCCCGGCATGGGTCAGCGCTTGCTGTCTTGATCATCGATCTCGATCATTTCTCCCATATCAACACCAGCCTCGGCTATCGGATCGGGGACGAGCTCTTGCGGGTGACCGCCCTCAGACTGCGCGAGGCCATCCATCCCTCCAATACCCTGGCGCGTCTGCATGCCGACCGCTTTGCCCTCCTGCTCGAAGGGCTCGGCGCACCCGAGGAGACGACCCAGGTCGCCAATCAACTCCGGGCCTTGATGTCCGAACCGATCTGGGTCCGCGGGCATGAGCTGCATGTCAGCCTGAGCATCGGCATCGCGCTGCTGGCTGACCCAGGCGAGGACGCCCCTGAGCTGATGCTCAAAGCGGAGTTGGCCCTAAGACAGGCCAAGCGTCAAGGGCGCAATGGCATCTATCTCATGCTCAATCCTGCAGCAGCAGTCGATCCCAAACAGCGGAGGTGGATCGCGCGGTTACACGGTTACAGATGGCCCTTGAGCGCTCAGAGATCCAGGTCCGCTATAGCCCGGGCTGCGACATAAGTATTGGACGCGCCGACGTCATCGAGGCAGGGCTCTACTGGGCGCCAGTGGATCTGGGACTGGTGAGCGCTGAACGGTTGTGGTCACTGGCCGAGGAAGGCGGTCTAATCCTCGAGGTCGGGGAGCTGTTGCTGGCCGAATCTTGTCGTCAGTATGCCCGCTGGATCGATCAGGGTCTGGCGCCCGAACGCCTGGTGATCGCAGTCAGCGGCGCCCAGTGTCTGTTCGGGGATCTATTGAGATCGGTCGAACGTCGGCTTGCAGCTTATCCGACATTGAACAAACGCCTTGACCTTGCGTTTAGCGAGCGCCTGCTTGTCAGACATCGCGAGACCCTCGCTGCCCTCTTTCAGGGGCTCAATGCGCTCGCAGTCGGGGTCTGGATCACTGATGCTGGGCTCGGCTGGACCTCCCCTTCCCTGTTGCAGCATCTGCCAATCCGTGCGCTCAGGATCCATGCGAGCTTCATCGAGGGCCTGTCGTATGCCGCCCATGAAATGGCCGTGGTCGAGGCCCTGATCGTCATGGCCCAGGCGCTGGAGATCGAGATCCGTGCCGACGGGGTGCGGACCCTCGAACAGCGCTATAAGCTCCTCGAGCTCGGCTGCCTAAAGGCCCAGGGCGAACTCTTCGGCGAGGCCATGCCTGCAGCTGACTTTGAGGTATGGCTGAATCAGCGAGTCAACCCCTAGGATGCGCACTGCGTACCCTCGACCCCTTTTGCAGAAAGCTCAAAGCAGTAGGATAGACGCTGCATACCCTACCCCTGCAAATAAAAGCGCCGCTTTAGCTTTATAGGAAATCGAACAGAGACATGCGGCTAGTCTGGACATAGGTCTGCTGCGCCGCCTTGAATACCACCTGCTGGAGCTCGAAACGGCTGACCGCCTCGGCATAATCCAGGTCCTGGATGTCAGATAGGGTACTATTAAGATCGACCAGGCGCTCGTCATTGAGCTCACTATGCATGTCGATGGCGCTGAGCCTGAGCCCCACTGAGGTGCGTACCTCATTGATGCGCTCAAGCCCTGCGTC
It encodes the following:
- a CDS encoding EAL domain-containing protein; its protein translation is MALERSEIQVRYSPGCDISIGRADVIEAGLYWAPVDLGLVSAERLWSLAEEGGLILEVGELLLAESCRQYARWIDQGLAPERLVIAVSGAQCLFGDLLRSVERRLAAYPTLNKRLDLAFSERLLVRHRETLAALFQGLNALAVGVWITDAGLGWTSPSLLQHLPIRALRIHASFIEGLSYAAHEMAVVEALIVMAQALEIEIRADGVRTLEQRYKLLELGCLKAQGELFGEAMPAADFEVWLNQRVNP